CGGGCCAGCCTGTACAGTTCGAAAAAATTGTTGAAGGACGCAAGGGAAAGCAAGCCGAGGGCGTTTTTGCGTCCATGAGCCCTGCAACCGAAGCGTCTGTGGCACTGGCCACTCAAGCAGAAAAAAAAGAAACTGCCTGATTCTCCATCGGACAAAGAAACCGGCCACTCCAGTCATCGGATGGCCGGTTTTCATGCCCTGCTTACATATGCTTGATCAGCGCCTCACCAAAGCCTGACGATGACACCAGGGTCGCCCCATCCATCAGGCGTTCGAAGTCATAGGTCACGGTCTTCGCCGAAATAGCGCCGTTGGTGCCCTTGATGATCAGGTCAGCCGCCTCGACCCAACCCATGTGCCGCAGCATCATTTCCGCCGACAGGATCAATGAGCCCGGGTTGACCTGATCCTTGCCTGCATACTTGGGCGCCGTACCGTGGGTGGCTTCGAACATGGCCACGGTGTCGGACAGGTTGGCGCCCGGCGCGATACCGATACCGCCCACCTCCGCCGCCAGGGCATCGGACAAATAGTCGCCGTTCAGGTTAAGTGTCGCAATCACGTCATATTCAGCCGGGCGCAGCAGGATCTGCTGAAGCATCGCATCGGCGATCGCATCCTTGACCACCACGTTCTTGCCGGTCTTCGGGTTCTTGAACTGCATCCACGGCCCGCCATCGAGCAGGGTCGCGCCGAATTCCTCGGCCGCCACTTCGTAGGCCCATTCCTTGAAGGCGCCTTCGGTGAACTTCATGATGTTGCCTTTGTGCACGATGGTCAGCGAGTCGCGGTCGTTATCCACCACATACTGCAGCGCCTTGCGCGCCAGGCGCTGGGTGCCCTCCTTGGAAACCGGCTTCACGCCAATCCCGCAATCCTGGTCGAAACGAATTTTGGTTACGCCCATTTCTTCCTTGAGGAACTTGATCACCTTGATCGCCTCAGGCGAACCGGCCTTCCACTCGATGCCGGCGTAAATATCCTCGGAGTTTTCGCGAAAGATCGTCATATCCACATCGCCCGGTTTCTTGACCGGGCTGGGCACGCCTTCGAACCAGCGCACCGGGCGCAGGCACACATACAGGTCGAGTTGCTGGCGCAGGGCCACGTTCAGCGAACGGATGCCGCCGCCGACCGGCGTGGTCAGCGGGCCCTTGATGGACACTACATAATCCTTGACCGCATCCAGGGTTTCCTGGGGCAGCCAGGTGTCCTGGTCGTAGACTTGAGTCGCCTTCTCGCCGGCATACACCTCCATCCACGAGATCTTGCGCTTGCCGCCGTAGGCCTTTTCAACAGCGGCGTCGACCACCTTGATCATCACCGGGCTGATGTCGACGCCAATACCGTCACCTTCGATATAGGGGATGATCGGTTGGTCAGGAACATTGAGAGAATGGTCTGCATTGACGGTGATTTTGTCGCCGACTGCCGGAACCTGAATCTTCTTGTATCCCATGCTGAACTCCATCTATGGATTGAACATCTGGCTGCGTTCGAGCCTACTCCAGATATATGGCGACTGAAACCTTGCGCCATGCTCATTTGCATCGAAAACAGCATAAATTGTCGCCTACAAGCCTGAAATCAAAGGGAAAACCGCCAATCTTGAGCACAACGTGCGACATAGCGCACACCCGAGCCACCTGCGACCTTTAGACCAATGGACGACACACCTTTTGTATGAAGGCTCAGCGTAAGCATAGCGACCTATGTATAATGCCGCCGCTGACCCAAGAGTCACGACGGTTGACCGCTCTAGACAGTAGCCTTCAGCCAGAAAGCAGGACTATTACAATAGTCCAAACGCTTGACGCTCGACTGATGCAACCCAACATCACCGCGAAGAAACCTCGACATTTCGCTCATGGATGACTTTGAACGAACGCGCTCCACCCGGCGCATCTCGAGTTTCTGCGCACGCTTTCAGCAAAGAAGAGAGTTAATCCGAATATGCCCACCCGCTCGAAGATCATCTATACCTTCACCGACGAAGCCCCAGCCCTCGCCACCTATTCACTGCTGCCTATCGTAGAGGCCTTCACCGCTTCCGCTGATATTGCCGTGGAAACCCGCGATATTTCCCTCGCCGGGCGCATCCTCGCAAGCTTCCCCGAGCAACTGGGCGCCAAGGCCATCCCGGACCACCTCGCCGAACTGGGCGACCTGGCCGTTACGCCTGAAGCCAACATCATCAAGCTGCCTAACATCAGCGCCTCGACCCCGCAGCTGCAAGCCGCGATCAAGGAACTGCAGGCCCAGGGCTATGCTCTGCCGGACTACCCGGAAACCGTAACCACCGACGCGGAAAAAGAAACCCGTGCCCGTTACGACAAGGTCAAGGGCAGCGCCGTGAACCCGGTACTACGCGAAGGCAACTCCGACCGCCGCGCACCGCTGTCGGTCAAGAACTACGCACGCAAGCACCCGCACAAGATGGGCGCCTGGGCTGCCGACTCCAAGTCGCACATTGCCCACATGAGCAACGGCGACTTCTACGGCAGCGAAAAAGCCGTACAGATCGAAGCCGCTGACGCTGTCAAAATCGAGCTGATCGCCCAAGACGGCAGCGCCACCGTCCTGAAAGAAAAGACCTCCGTACAGGCCGGCGAGATCATCGATACCGCCGTACTGAGCAAGAAGGCCCTGCGCGCGTTCATCGCCGCCGAGATCGAAGACGCCAAGAAACAAGGCGTACTGCTGTCGGTTCACTTGAAAGCCACCATGATGAAGGTCTCCGACCCGATCATGTTCGGCCAGATCGTTGCCGAGTTCTATAAAGACGCCCTGGCCAAGCACGCTACCGTGCTGGAACAGATCGGCTTCAACCTGAACAACGGCATCGGCGACCTGTACGCCCGCATCAAGGCACTGCCAGCTGACCAGCAGGCGCAGATCGAAGCGGACATCCAGGCCGTCTACGCCGCTCGCCCTGCCCTGGCGATGGTCAACTCCGACAAAGGCATCACCAACCTGCACGTGCCGAGCGACGTGATCGTCGACGCCTCGATGCCGGCCATGATCCGTGACTCCGGCAAGATGTGGGGCACCGACGGCCAGCTGCACGACACCAAGGCGGTGATCCCGGATCGCTGCTACGCCACCATCTACCAGGCGGTCATCGAAGACTGCAAGGCCAATGGCGCTTTCGACCCAACCACCATGGGCAGCGTGCCAAACGTTGGCCTGATGGCGAAGAAAGCCGAAGAGTACGGCTCCCACGACAAGACTTTCCAGATCAAGGCTGACGGCGTGGTCCGCGTCACCGACAGCAAGGGCAACCTGCTGATGGAACAGAAAGTCGAAGCCGGCGACATCTTCCGCATGTGCCAGACCAAAGACGCGCCGATCCAGGACTGGGTCAAGCTCGCCGTCAATCGCGCCCGCGCCAGCAACACCCCGGCCATCTTCTGGCTGGACCCTAAGCGTGCGCACGATGGCGTCGTGGTCGAGAAAGTTCAGGCCTACCTGAAAGACCACAACACCGAAGGCCTGGACATCCGCATCATGGCCCCGGTCGACGCGATGAAGTTCACCCTGGAGCGCACCCGCAAGGGCCTGGACACCATCTCGGTGACCGGTAACGTACTGCGCGACTACCTGACCGACCTGTTCCCGATCATGGAACTGGGCACCAGCGCCAAGATGCTGTCGATCGTACCGCTGATGAACGGCGGCGGCCTGTTCGAAACCGGCGCCGGTGGTTCGGCACCGAAACACGTGCAGCAGCTGCTGGAAGAAAACTTCCTGCGCTGGGATTCCCTGGGCGAGTTCCTGGCCCTGGCCGCGTCCCTCGAGCACCTGGGCGTGACCTACAACAACCCGAAAGCCTTGGTACTGTCCAAGACCCTGGACCAGGCCACCGGC
Above is a genomic segment from Pseudomonas sp. R5-89-07 containing:
- a CDS encoding cold shock domain-containing protein, whose amino-acid sequence is MTSGKVSWFNNAKGFGFLRVEGYEEDIFVHFSQIRMDGYKTLKAGQPVQFEKIVEGRKGKQAEGVFASMSPATEASVALATQAEKKETA
- the icd gene encoding NADP-dependent isocitrate dehydrogenase, which produces MGYKKIQVPAVGDKITVNADHSLNVPDQPIIPYIEGDGIGVDISPVMIKVVDAAVEKAYGGKRKISWMEVYAGEKATQVYDQDTWLPQETLDAVKDYVVSIKGPLTTPVGGGIRSLNVALRQQLDLYVCLRPVRWFEGVPSPVKKPGDVDMTIFRENSEDIYAGIEWKAGSPEAIKVIKFLKEEMGVTKIRFDQDCGIGVKPVSKEGTQRLARKALQYVVDNDRDSLTIVHKGNIMKFTEGAFKEWAYEVAAEEFGATLLDGGPWMQFKNPKTGKNVVVKDAIADAMLQQILLRPAEYDVIATLNLNGDYLSDALAAEVGGIGIAPGANLSDTVAMFEATHGTAPKYAGKDQVNPGSLILSAEMMLRHMGWVEAADLIIKGTNGAISAKTVTYDFERLMDGATLVSSSGFGEALIKHM
- a CDS encoding NADP-dependent isocitrate dehydrogenase; this encodes MPTRSKIIYTFTDEAPALATYSLLPIVEAFTASADIAVETRDISLAGRILASFPEQLGAKAIPDHLAELGDLAVTPEANIIKLPNISASTPQLQAAIKELQAQGYALPDYPETVTTDAEKETRARYDKVKGSAVNPVLREGNSDRRAPLSVKNYARKHPHKMGAWAADSKSHIAHMSNGDFYGSEKAVQIEAADAVKIELIAQDGSATVLKEKTSVQAGEIIDTAVLSKKALRAFIAAEIEDAKKQGVLLSVHLKATMMKVSDPIMFGQIVAEFYKDALAKHATVLEQIGFNLNNGIGDLYARIKALPADQQAQIEADIQAVYAARPALAMVNSDKGITNLHVPSDVIVDASMPAMIRDSGKMWGTDGQLHDTKAVIPDRCYATIYQAVIEDCKANGAFDPTTMGSVPNVGLMAKKAEEYGSHDKTFQIKADGVVRVTDSKGNLLMEQKVEAGDIFRMCQTKDAPIQDWVKLAVNRARASNTPAIFWLDPKRAHDGVVVEKVQAYLKDHNTEGLDIRIMAPVDAMKFTLERTRKGLDTISVTGNVLRDYLTDLFPIMELGTSAKMLSIVPLMNGGGLFETGAGGSAPKHVQQLLEENFLRWDSLGEFLALAASLEHLGVTYNNPKALVLSKTLDQATGQFLDNNKSPSRKVGNIDNRGSHFYLALYWAQALAAQTEDTALQAQFGELAKTLAANEATIVAELNAVQGKPVDIGGYYAPNPELTSKAMRPSNTLNAAIAKLK